From Anaerococcus urinomassiliensis:
ATCGTGGGTAAGACCACCAGAAGTTATGACTCCAACAAGGTTTTTGTCCCTATACTTTGCCCCGTAAAGGCTTACTGCAAAACCACCCATAGAATGACCTAGCAAGAATACTGGCTTATCAGGATTTTCTTCTATAGCCTTATCTACAACTACATTTACATCTTCTAGCATGTCTTCGTAGTCCTTGTAATATCCCCTCTCGCCTTCAGACTTGCCGTGGCCCCTGTGGTCAAACCTATAGGTCGAAAAACCTGCATTGTGGAATTTCTCAGCCACATAATCGTACCTACCAGAATGTTCTGCCAATCCATGGACAATAACAACTGCAGCCTTGGCATTTTTTGCTTCTTCCTTGTTGTAAAATAAAGCTGTGCCATCGAAAGATTCAATAAAATTTGTCATGATCATTCCTCCAATTTTTTCTATATCGAATATTTGCTTTCCTAAACAAAAGCTTATTATATATTAATACCCCTTAAAAGTTGTTTCCTTTTCAATTAATTTTGCCTCGAAGGCAATATTTGTCTGAGCTTCTTCATCATTTAAAATCTTAAGAAGATTATCAATTGCAAAATTTACCTAGTCGGAAATTCTCTGATCTATGGAAGTTATGGCTTGGTTGGTAAAGTCTGTTGCATGGATATTGTCAAAACCTATAATGCCAAGGTCTTCAGGGATTTTTATTCCTTCATTTGCCATAAGTTTATAGGCATTTACAGCAAGTCTATCTAACTCAAATTGGATTGAGTCAAATTCTGGATGTTTCCTTAGAAAATCGATTAATTTCAAGAGGTCTTCCTCTGGGTCTTTTACTTTAAATTCAACAAAATTCGCATCGTCATAATACTTATAAAGAGACTCAACAAAACCTAATTTCTTGGCAATATAGGACCTAGACATATAACCAGTATCCAAAGACATATAGAGGGGTTTCTTGTAAGAATTATCCTTAAAAAGCTTGACAGTCTGTCTATAGCCTCAATTTCATCTATATAAACGTTTACAATTTTTTCGTTTTCGTCAGTTGTAACGCAAAGAAGTGTAGTATAAGCAAACGAATCAAGATTTTTTTCAAGCTCATAGGCTGATTGGCTTTCAAAATACCCTCTAATGTCAGGGACCATTATACCAATCATCTGGAAAGAAAAATTGACACATAACAATAACAAAAGTCTACAGATCTTTCGACTGGAACAAAGATGGTCAAAAAACTAAAGGAATCTACATAGCGAAAACCTTCCAAAAGTATAGGAAAGAATCATTAGAAAACATAATATCTGACCAAGAAATAGAAGAAAGATTAAATAGATCAATCCAAGCTGAAGGAGCATTTTCAAAAATAAAGTCAGGACTAAACTACAATAGATCCCATTATAGATGAAAAGAAAATATAATAAGTGAAATATGCCTCATCACCTCTCACTATGATCGACCATTTCATGGAGGGTCCTCCATCAACCAGACGGGCTTTTTCGGTGTATCCTGTATGAAAAAAAGAACTAGTCCGTTGACTAGCTCTTAGTTTATTTGGCGACTTCCTACTCTACCGGGAGGTTGCCCTCCGAGTACCATCGGCGTTATGAGGCTTAACTTCTGTGTTCGGTATGGATACAGGTGTATCCCTCATGCCATCATCACCATATTCTTTTGAACCTTCTAAATAGCTAGTCGAGTTAAAGGACTTAGCTTAAGCTTTTGTTATACTTACGACTTGTCCGTAAGTGTCTTGCCAAGCTAGAGCTCTTCGAGCTCTACCGTTGGGACACTCTCGACTAGGACCTATCATACATTTGCTTGGCAAATGTGATTAGGACCGTAACAATATTTCCAGTCAAGATTTAAAGTTTAGTATCCTTTAGCTTAATACATTACTGTACTTACACCTTGAACCTATCTAAGGTATTTTCTTTACCTTCTTTTAGAAATCTTATCTTGAGGGTTGCTTCGTACTTAGATGCTTTCAGTACTTATCAATGCCATACTTAGCTACCCAGCTATGCTTCTGGCGAAACAACTGGTACACCAGTGGTATGTCCATCCCGGTCCTCTCGTACTAGGGACAGCTCCTCGCAAATTTCTTACGCCCACGCTGGATAGGGACCGAACTGTCTCACGACGTTCTGAACCCAGCTCGCGTGCCTCTTTAATGGGCGAACAGCCCAACCCTTGGGACCTACTTCAGCCCCAGGATGAGACGAGCCGACATCGAGGTGCCAAACCTCCCCGTCGATGTGGACTCTTGGGGGAGATAAGCCTGTTATCCCCGGGGTAGCTTTTATCCGTTGAGCGATGGCCCTTCCATGCGGTGCCACCGGATCACTAAGTCCGTATTTCTACTCTGCTTGATCTGTATATCTCGCAGTTAAGCTCGCTTGTGCCTTTGTACTCTGCGAATGGTTTCCGTCCATTCTGAGCGAACCTTTGAACGCCTCCGTTACTTTTTGGGAGGCGACCGCCCCAGTCAAACTGCCAAACTGACAATGTCCATTGCCCAGATTCATGGGTCAATGTTAGAATTTTGATATTAGAGGGTTGGTATCCCAAGGGTGACTCTGCCTACACTGGCGTGCAGGTTTCTAAGTCTCCCAACTATCCTGTACGTCTAATCTCAAAATCCAATATCAGCCTACAGTAAAGCTCCACGGGGTCTTTCCGTCCTAGCGTGGGTAAGTCGCATCTTCACGACTACTACAATTTCACCGGATCCTTTGTTGAGACAGTGCCCAAATCGTTACACCTTTCGTGCGGGTCGGAACTTACCCGACAAGGAATTTCGCTACCTTAGGACCGTTATAGTTACGGCCGCCGTTTACTGGGGCTTAAGTTCTAGCCTTCGCTTTACAGCTAAGCCTTCCCCTTAACCTTCCAGCACCGGGCAGGTGTCAGCTCCTATACGTCATCTTTCGATTTTGCAGAAACTTGTGTTTTTGGTAAACAGTCGCTTGGGCCTGGTTTCTGTGGCCTGATCGCTCAGGCTCCCCTTCTCCCGAAGTTACGGGGACATTTTGCCGAGTTCCTTAACAAAGGTTCTTCCGCGCGTCTTGGTATTCTCTACCTCCCTACCTGTGTCGGTTTTGGTACGGGCGCTTTGGTCTTGATAGTGACTTTTCTTGGCAATTTGAAGTCGGCTATTTCTCTACTTATGTTTTCGATGCCTATTACACATTGGCTGCTGATCAGCGGATTTGCCTACTGAAAAGCCTTTGTGCTTAGACTGCCTTCCATCGGGCAGCTAGCTTATCCTCTTGCGTCATCACGTCTCTTTAACGACTTTAAGCGGTACAGGAATTTAAACCTGTTGTCCATCGGCTACGCCTTTCGGCCTCGCCTTAGGTCCCGACTTTCCCTGAGGGGACGAGCCTTGCTCAGGAGTCCTTAGGGTTTCGACGGGAGAGATTCTCACTCTCCTTCTCGCTACTCATGCCAGCATTCTCTCTTGTATTAAGTCCACGCTTGCTTTCGCTTAGGCTTCACCCCTAATACAATGCTCCTCTACCACTGATAGAGAGTTTAAAATTGCTGGTAAATACTTTGACGATATTTCAACCAGTTGTCATTTTTAACTTTTGTTTTATGACTGCTTGTTCGGTGATAATTGAGTTCTTTTACAACTTACCTTTTTCTTGTGTTTGATTTTTGCGTAATTTTTGAATAACTCGTTTATCTTGATTGTGTTTAATATTTCCGTCTAAGTTTTACCTTTTTTCTCATTACTTTGTTAGGTTGATGAGCGTCGTAACTTTCTTGCCAATCGAGCTTTGCTCTCTTGGGAAAGTCTGACGGCTGACCTACTTACAATTTATTTCATAAATTGAGTTAGGTCTAGCAATTTTAAATTCTCTATCAATCCGAAGCTTCGGTACTGGATTTTAGCCCCGTTTATTTTCGGCGCAAACCCACTTGACCAGTGAGCTATTACGCATTCTTTGAATGTATGGCTGCTTCTAAGCCAACGTCCTGGTTGTCTTGGTAGGTTCACATCCTTTTCCACTTAATCCAGATTTGGGGACCTTAGCTGTCGGTCTGGGCTCTTTCCCTTTCGACTTAGGAGCTTATCCCTCTAAGTCTGACTCCATGACCTGATTTTTTGGCATTCGGAGTTTGATAGGCTTTGGTACGGTATGCCGCCCTAGGCCATTCAGTGCTCTACCTCCTTAAATCTTTGGTCATAGGCTAGCCCTAAAGCTATTTCGAGGAGAACCAGCTATCTCCGGGTTCGTTTGGTTTTTCGCCCCTATCCACAGTTCATCCGATACGTTTTAAACCGTACCCGGTTCGAGCCTCCAGTGAATTTTACTTCACCTTCACTCTGACCATGGATAGATCACCCGGTTTCGGGTCTATCATATTAAACTATCCGCCCTGTTAAGACTCGCTTTCGCTTGGACTACGCATCTTAGATGCTTAATCTTGCTTAGTATGATAACTCGCTGGCCCATTCTACAAAAGGTACGAGATCACTCTTTTGAGCTCTCTCTGCTTGTAGGCACTAGGTTTCAGGTTCTTTTTCACTCCCCTTGCGGGGTTCTTTTCACCTTTCCCTCACGGTACTTGTTCGCTATCGGTCACATGTTAGTATTTAGCCTTAGGGGATGGGCCCCCTGTCTTCACAGCAAATTCCTCGTGTTCACTGCTACTTGCTCCCTAAAATATTTTCTCTTTTGTCTACAAGACTTTCACTTTCTTTGGTTCATTTTCCCAAATGATTTGACTGGAGAAAATATTTCTTGTTGGGTTGGGCTGTTTTCTTTTCGCTCGCCGCTACTGGGAAAATNCTGCTTCATGCGAGGCTGTAATGTCATAGGGTATTATTCTCCGTTTCCAGAGGCTATCCCCTTGTGTAAGGCAGGTTACTCACGCGTTACTCACCCGTTCGCCACTAATTCACTTAAGTTCATTCCGAAGAAATCATTTAAGTTTCATCGTTCGACTTGCATGTGTTATGCACGCCGCCAGCGTTAATCCTGAGCCAGGATCAAACTCTCATGAAAAATATTTATGAGAGCTTTTCTCGGCCGTTCCGTCCTGCGACCACTCCGTGGAGGGTCCTCTCTGGGCCGGACAGGCCTGTTCTTTGATTCAAGCTCTTTTCATTTACACTGATCTAAATCAATGCGTGATTTATTTTTTTAATCATCCTTTAAGAAATCAACTTGGATAAGTTGTCAATAACTTATTTAAAGTTTTTGATAGGTTGATTATGTTTTACATAATCATTGATATTAAATTTCATTGTAGATAACGAGTCCTCAGGCTACGCCTTGCGGCAATTCCATTGAGGGTCCTCTTCTGGCCGGACGGGCCAGTTATCTGGTTCAGTGTCGTTTATTTGTAACGACTTTATTAGTCTACTACTAAAAAATACTTTTGTCAAGACTTTTTTAAAATATTTTCAAAAAATCTTTTTTATCATCTTCATTTCTTAGAAGCGACTTATAAGAGTATACACCCTTTTATTTTGAATGTCAAATATTTTTTCTTATTTTCTTTTTAATATATATTCTGCTGACTTTATCCCATCTATGGCTGATGACACAATGCCTCCTGCAAAGCCTGAACCTTCACCTATTACATATAAGTTTTCTATTCCTTCTGCTTTATTTTCACCATCTCTTTTCATCTTTATTGGAGATGATGATCTTGTTTCTACTCCAGCTAGTATTGCATTGTCATCATTGAAACCTTTGATTTTCTTACCCCAGTTTTCCACTGCTTCTATAATCATTGCTTCAATTGCTTCTGGATAAAGACCTCTTAGATTGCTTTTTTGGTAAAGACCTTCTATAGATGGTTTTATATGTCCAAATTCATTTGTTATGTTATTGTTTTTATAATCTATATATCTCTGAACTGGTACTTTTCCACTTCCTAGTTTGTATGCCTTGGCTTCTATTTCTCTTTGAAATCTCATTCCATCTAAAATATTTTTGCCATAGACATCCTCGCCAACAGTGACTATTATTGCAGAGTTTGAATTTTTGCCATCTCTTGCGTGATAGCTCATTCCATTGACACAAAGTTCACCTTCTTCACTACTTGCATTTACTACATATCCTCCTGGGCACATACAAAATGTATAAGCTGATAAGCCCTTTTCTCTGTCATTGTAGGATAGATTGTATGATGCTGCTGGCAAAGGATTATTATCTATATCAGTTTCTTTTCCATTATACTGGGCATCATTTATAGTTTTTCTCTTGTGTTCAATTCTAAATCCAACGGCAAAGTTTTTATTTTCAATTTTTATTTTATTTGCTAATATCTCAAAACTATCTCTTGCCGAATGTCCCAGAGCTAGGACATAGGAATCACTTGTTAATTTTTCACCATTGATGGTTAAGCTATCCACTTTGCCATCATTTATATCTATATCATCCATATGGTGGGAGAATAGAAACTCTCCTCCACTTTTTATAATTTCTTTACGCATATTGACTATTACATCTCTTAATAAATCTGTCCCTATATGCGGCTTGGAATCTATTAGTATATCATCTGGTGCGCCATGTTTGTGAAAGGTCTCAAGAACTAATCTAACTCTTGGGTCTTTGGACCTTGCAGTAAGTTTTCCATCTGAATATGTGCCTGCCCCACCTTCTCCAAATTGGATATTGCTTTCTGGATTGAGTTTGCCAGTTTTTTTGAAATTTTCAATAGTTTTTATCCTATCTTCTATTGGCTCGCCTCGTTCTATTACTTTTACCTTTACTCCGTTTTGAGCCAGGATGTAGGCACAGAATAATCCAGATGGTCCTGATCCTACTATGGCAACTTCTTTTGGTGGATTGTTAATTTCTATAGAAAAATCTTTATAGGCAAAGCTTTCAGCACCCTTTATCTTCTTAATTTCCTTATCTGGCAAATCTATATCTACTAAAACCTGGTAGTTAAATTTTATTCCCTTGCGAGAATCTATAGATTTTCTGAAAATTTCATATTCAAAATTTTTACGTCTGATTAGTTTTGCAATTTTTGCC
This genomic window contains:
- a CDS encoding transposase; this translates as MTKVYRSFDWNKDGQKTKGIYIAKTFQKYRKESLENIISDQEIEERLNRSIQAEGAFSKIKSGLNYNRSHYR
- a CDS encoding NAD(P)/FAD-dependent oxidoreductase is translated as MIIIRNIILESDNKDKLRAKIAKLIRRKNFEYEIFRKSIDSRKGIKFNYQVLVDIDLPDKEIKKIKGAESFAYKDFSIEINNPPKEVAIVGSGPSGLFCAYILAQNGVKVKVIERGEPIEDRIKTIENFKKTGKLNPESNIQFGEGGAGTYSDGKLTARSKDPRVRLVLETFHKHGAPDDILIDSKPHIGTDLLRDVIVNMRKEIIKSGGEFLFSHHMDDIDINDGKVDSLTINGEKLTSDSYVLALGHSARDSFEILANKIKIENKNFAVGFRIEHKRKTINDAQYNGKETDIDNNPLPAASYNLSYNDREKGLSAYTFCMCPGGYVVNASSEEGELCVNGMSYHARDGKNSNSAIIVTVGEDVYGKNILDGMRFQREIEAKAYKLGSGKVPVQRYIDYKNNNITNEFGHIKPSIEGLYQKSNLRGLYPEAIEAMIIEAVENWGKKIKGFNDDNAILAGVETRSSSPIKMKRDGENKAEGIENLYVIGEGSGFAGGIVSSAIDGIKSAEYILKRK
- a CDS encoding alpha/beta hydrolase codes for the protein MTNFIESFDGTALFYNKEEAKNAKAAVVIVHGLAEHSGRYDYVAEKFHNAGFSTYRFDHRGHGKSEGERGYYKDYEDMLEDVNVVVDKAIEENPDKPVFLLGHSMGGFAVSLYGAKYRDKNLVGVITSGGLTHDNNKITEMVGPGLDPHTELPNELGDGVCSVKEVVEAYVADPLNLKKYQVGLLYALKDGIVWFNENEKDFSYPVLILHGRDDGIVNFKDSFDFFENNSSKDCQIKIYKGLYHEIMNEYAKDEVIGDIIDWIDNRL
- a CDS encoding substrate-binding domain-containing protein, yielding MSRSYIAKKLGFVESLYKYYDDANFVEFKVKDPEEDLLKLIDFLRKHPEFDSIQFELDRLAVNAYKLMANEGIKIPEDLGIIGFDNIHATDFTNQAITSIDQRISD